The following are encoded together in the Perca fluviatilis chromosome 23, GENO_Pfluv_1.0, whole genome shotgun sequence genome:
- the LOC120553088 gene encoding NXPE family member 3-like isoform X2: MGTTFQIQHKVNSTTIIVPRVSTVPDVHRGFCTFQPLSPKDALEERLLLDSIAWPKTPVLPAPLSLEKTSDPAHSSFTILPVRGGGQWHVGDQLEVRINMSDFQGRPKKSGGDFLLARLHNQKLGAGVVGHVVDHLNGSYSAVFSLPWEGDAQVEVTLVHSSEAVTVLNRLTSEQPDRIYFKSLFRSASFSETTICNVCLRPTKQPLCNYTDLRTGEPWFCYKPKKLSCDARINHAMGKYKQNLRAIEKKLFQSGVNLKVYLQASGPANVTVLPKKKGQSEVKSSSVKSGPSGYYYQGVWRALGGTTVRQFNNSTISQCLKGKEVHMYGDSTIRQWFEYLNAALPDLKEFNLHSLKQVGPFMALDYANNILVTFRCHGPPIRFPKVPTSELRYIANEIDGLTGGTNTVVVFGIWSHFSTFPMEIYIRRLQTIRRAVVRLLDRAPGTVVIIRTANPKALMLYETITNSDWYSLQRDKVLRAVFKGLKVHLIDAWEMVLAHHLPHSLHPQPPIIKTMMDLLLSYICPKNSG, encoded by the exons ATGGGA ACCACCTTCCAGATTCAGCATAAAGTGAACTCCACCACCATCATTGTCCCGAGAGTTTCCACTGTGCCTGACGTGCATCGGGGCTTCTGCACCTTCCAGCCACTGTCTCCCAAGGACGCTCTGGAGGAACGCCTCCTACTGGACTCCATTGCTTGGCCTAAAACTCCAGTATTGCCAGCTCCTCTTTCCCTGGAGAAGACCAGTGATCCAGCTCACAGCTCTTTCACCATTCTCCCAGTTAGGGGAGGAGGACAATGGCACGTAGGGGATCAGCTGGAGGTTAGGATCAATATGTCTGATTTCCAGGGCCGTCCCAAGAAGTCTGGAGGGGACTTCTTACTCGCCCGACTGCACAACCAGAAGCTTGGTGCAGGTGTGGTTGGGCATGTGGTGGATCATCTGAATGGCAGCTACTCTGCTGTATTCTCTTTACCCTGGGAAGGAGATGCGCAGGTTGAG GTGACGCTGGTTCACTCTAGTGAAGCTGTCACAGTGCTGAACAGGCTGACCAGCGAACAGCCTGACAGGATTTACTTTAAGAGCCTCTTCCGCTCAGCCTCATTCTCTGAAACTACAATCTGTAACGTCTGCCTACGTCCAACAAAGCAGCCGCTGTGCAACTACACTGACCTCCGTACAGGCGAGCCTTGGTTCTGCTACAAGCCAAAGAAGCTGAGCTGTGATGCCAGGATCAACCACGCAATgggaaaatacaaacaaaacctCAGGGCCATCGAGAAGAAGCTCTTTCAAAG TGGTGTCAACTTGAAAGTCTACCTACAGGCTTCAGGACCAGCCAATGTCACCGTGTTGCCAAAAAAGAAAG GCCAATCAGAGGTGAAGAGCAGCAGTGTGAAGTCTGGACCCTCTGGTTATTACTACCAGGGTGTGTGGCGAGCACTAGGTGGCACCACAGTTCGCCAATTTAACAACTCCACTATCAGTCAGTGTCTGAAAGGCAAGGAGGTCCACATGTATGGAGACTCCACCATCAGGCAGTGGTTTGAATACCTCAACGCAGCACTGCCAG ATCTTAAAGAGTTTAACCTGCACAGCCTGAAGCAAGTTGGACCTTTCATGGCATTGGACTATGCAAACAACATCTTGGTGACGTTCCGCTGCCACGGTCCTCCTATCCGTTTTCCCAAAGTCCCAACCAGCGAGCTTCGCTACATTGCCAATGAAATTGATGGCTTAACCGGAGGCACCAATACTGTCGTAGTTTTCGGCATCTGGTCTCATTTCAGCACTTTTCCCATGGAGATCTACATCCGGCGACTGCAGACCATCCGCAGGGCGGTGGTGCGGCTGCTGGACAGGGCTCCAGGCACGGTGGTCATCATCCGGACCGCCAACCCCAAAGCCTTGATGCTTTATGAGACAATAACCAACAGCGACTGGTACTCGCTGCAGCGTGATAAGGTGCTCAGAGCAGTGTTCAAAGGACTGAAAGTTCATCTGATCGATGCCTGGGAGATGGTTCTTGCCCACCACCTGCCACACAGCCTCCACCCACAACCTCCCATTATTAAGACTATGATGGACCTTCTCTTGTCCTACATATGCCCTAAAAACAGTGGCTAG
- the LOC120553088 gene encoding NXPE family member 3-like isoform X1 — protein MKTTMDTRACIRREYFAIFFFLAAAVSIIVLHNMEVLETTFQIQHKVNSTTIIVPRVSTVPDVHRGFCTFQPLSPKDALEERLLLDSIAWPKTPVLPAPLSLEKTSDPAHSSFTILPVRGGGQWHVGDQLEVRINMSDFQGRPKKSGGDFLLARLHNQKLGAGVVGHVVDHLNGSYSAVFSLPWEGDAQVEVTLVHSSEAVTVLNRLTSEQPDRIYFKSLFRSASFSETTICNVCLRPTKQPLCNYTDLRTGEPWFCYKPKKLSCDARINHAMGKYKQNLRAIEKKLFQSGVNLKVYLQASGPANVTVLPKKKGQSEVKSSSVKSGPSGYYYQGVWRALGGTTVRQFNNSTISQCLKGKEVHMYGDSTIRQWFEYLNAALPDLKEFNLHSLKQVGPFMALDYANNILVTFRCHGPPIRFPKVPTSELRYIANEIDGLTGGTNTVVVFGIWSHFSTFPMEIYIRRLQTIRRAVVRLLDRAPGTVVIIRTANPKALMLYETITNSDWYSLQRDKVLRAVFKGLKVHLIDAWEMVLAHHLPHSLHPQPPIIKTMMDLLLSYICPKNSG, from the exons ATGAAGACCACCATGGATACCAGAGCTTGTATCAGAAGGGAGTACTTTGCCATCTTCTTCTTTCTGGCTGCGGCTGTCTCCATCATTGTGTTACATAACATGGAAGTTCTGGAG ACCACCTTCCAGATTCAGCATAAAGTGAACTCCACCACCATCATTGTCCCGAGAGTTTCCACTGTGCCTGACGTGCATCGGGGCTTCTGCACCTTCCAGCCACTGTCTCCCAAGGACGCTCTGGAGGAACGCCTCCTACTGGACTCCATTGCTTGGCCTAAAACTCCAGTATTGCCAGCTCCTCTTTCCCTGGAGAAGACCAGTGATCCAGCTCACAGCTCTTTCACCATTCTCCCAGTTAGGGGAGGAGGACAATGGCACGTAGGGGATCAGCTGGAGGTTAGGATCAATATGTCTGATTTCCAGGGCCGTCCCAAGAAGTCTGGAGGGGACTTCTTACTCGCCCGACTGCACAACCAGAAGCTTGGTGCAGGTGTGGTTGGGCATGTGGTGGATCATCTGAATGGCAGCTACTCTGCTGTATTCTCTTTACCCTGGGAAGGAGATGCGCAGGTTGAG GTGACGCTGGTTCACTCTAGTGAAGCTGTCACAGTGCTGAACAGGCTGACCAGCGAACAGCCTGACAGGATTTACTTTAAGAGCCTCTTCCGCTCAGCCTCATTCTCTGAAACTACAATCTGTAACGTCTGCCTACGTCCAACAAAGCAGCCGCTGTGCAACTACACTGACCTCCGTACAGGCGAGCCTTGGTTCTGCTACAAGCCAAAGAAGCTGAGCTGTGATGCCAGGATCAACCACGCAATgggaaaatacaaacaaaacctCAGGGCCATCGAGAAGAAGCTCTTTCAAAG TGGTGTCAACTTGAAAGTCTACCTACAGGCTTCAGGACCAGCCAATGTCACCGTGTTGCCAAAAAAGAAAG GCCAATCAGAGGTGAAGAGCAGCAGTGTGAAGTCTGGACCCTCTGGTTATTACTACCAGGGTGTGTGGCGAGCACTAGGTGGCACCACAGTTCGCCAATTTAACAACTCCACTATCAGTCAGTGTCTGAAAGGCAAGGAGGTCCACATGTATGGAGACTCCACCATCAGGCAGTGGTTTGAATACCTCAACGCAGCACTGCCAG ATCTTAAAGAGTTTAACCTGCACAGCCTGAAGCAAGTTGGACCTTTCATGGCATTGGACTATGCAAACAACATCTTGGTGACGTTCCGCTGCCACGGTCCTCCTATCCGTTTTCCCAAAGTCCCAACCAGCGAGCTTCGCTACATTGCCAATGAAATTGATGGCTTAACCGGAGGCACCAATACTGTCGTAGTTTTCGGCATCTGGTCTCATTTCAGCACTTTTCCCATGGAGATCTACATCCGGCGACTGCAGACCATCCGCAGGGCGGTGGTGCGGCTGCTGGACAGGGCTCCAGGCACGGTGGTCATCATCCGGACCGCCAACCCCAAAGCCTTGATGCTTTATGAGACAATAACCAACAGCGACTGGTACTCGCTGCAGCGTGATAAGGTGCTCAGAGCAGTGTTCAAAGGACTGAAAGTTCATCTGATCGATGCCTGGGAGATGGTTCTTGCCCACCACCTGCCACACAGCCTCCACCCACAACCTCCCATTATTAAGACTATGATGGACCTTCTCTTGTCCTACATATGCCCTAAAAACAGTGGCTAG
- the LOC120553090 gene encoding angiopoietin-related protein 5-like isoform X2 codes for MKSLVGYCVLILAFLLNCTEQTKKRQKGLSSQGTDCTQIKALMPQASSGVYVIQPHGVSTPFKVYCEMRPDGGWTVFQRRSGRAVSFNRKWAAYKKGFGNLTQDHWLGLKKLFSLTKTKKWTMRVDLWDHEEGTAFAEYRHFRLGNEKAAFKLHVGKYQGNAGDAIRGAYSGIDQNGYGFSTIDRDNDGCSPCIFGDIAETKCTNSDGGGWWYSRCGSASLNGDWHPAGDHIGWASGLYWHTWKNPAPYSLKATRMMIKSV; via the exons ATGAAGAGTCTGGTTGGGTATTGTGTGCtcattttggcatttcttttgaACTGCACAGAACAGACTAAG AAACGCCAGAAGGGGCTTTCTTCTCAAG GAACAGACTGCACACAGATAAAGGCTCTCATGCCACAAGCATCCAGTGGCGTTTATGTAATCCAGCCTCACGGAGTCAGCACCCCATTTAAG GTGTACTGTGAGATGAGGCCAGATGGAGGCTGGACGGTGTTTCAGAGGCGCAGTGGCAGAGCGGTTTCCTTCAACAGGAAATGGGCCGCATATAAAAAGGGTTTTGGAAACTTGACAC AGGACCACTGGCTCGGTCTGAAGAAGCTTTTCTCTCTGACCAAGACCAAGAAGTGGACCATGAGGGTCGACCTGTGGGACCACGAAGAGGGCACTGCTTTCGCCGAGTACAGACACTTCAGATTGGGCAATGAAAAAGCAGCTTTTAAACTCCATGTTGGGAAATACCAAGGAAATGCAG GGGATGCCATCCGTGGTGCCTATTCGGGCATCGACCAGAATGGCTACGGCTTCAGCACCATCGATCGCGACAATGACGGCTGCTCCCCGTGCATCTTTGGTGACATCGCTGAAACGAAATGTACCAATTCAGACGGCGGCGGTTGGTGGTACAGCCGCTGTGGCTCTGCCAGTCTGAACGGCGACTGGCATCCTGCAGGTGATCACATCGGCTGGGCGTCAGGCCTCTACTGGCATACCTGGAAGAATCCTGCGCCTTACTCCTTGAAGGCCACCAGAATGATGATCAAGTCTGTCTGA
- the LOC120553090 gene encoding angiopoietin-related protein 5-like isoform X1, which yields MKSLVGYCVLILAFLLNCTEQTKKRQKGLSSQVVPTSGTDCTQIKALMPQASSGVYVIQPHGVSTPFKVYCEMRPDGGWTVFQRRSGRAVSFNRKWAAYKKGFGNLTQDHWLGLKKLFSLTKTKKWTMRVDLWDHEEGTAFAEYRHFRLGNEKAAFKLHVGKYQGNAGDAIRGAYSGIDQNGYGFSTIDRDNDGCSPCIFGDIAETKCTNSDGGGWWYSRCGSASLNGDWHPAGDHIGWASGLYWHTWKNPAPYSLKATRMMIKSV from the exons ATGAAGAGTCTGGTTGGGTATTGTGTGCtcattttggcatttcttttgaACTGCACAGAACAGACTAAG AAACGCCAGAAGGGGCTTTCTTCTCAAG TTGTGCCAACCTCAGGAACAGACTGCACACAGATAAAGGCTCTCATGCCACAAGCATCCAGTGGCGTTTATGTAATCCAGCCTCACGGAGTCAGCACCCCATTTAAG GTGTACTGTGAGATGAGGCCAGATGGAGGCTGGACGGTGTTTCAGAGGCGCAGTGGCAGAGCGGTTTCCTTCAACAGGAAATGGGCCGCATATAAAAAGGGTTTTGGAAACTTGACAC AGGACCACTGGCTCGGTCTGAAGAAGCTTTTCTCTCTGACCAAGACCAAGAAGTGGACCATGAGGGTCGACCTGTGGGACCACGAAGAGGGCACTGCTTTCGCCGAGTACAGACACTTCAGATTGGGCAATGAAAAAGCAGCTTTTAAACTCCATGTTGGGAAATACCAAGGAAATGCAG GGGATGCCATCCGTGGTGCCTATTCGGGCATCGACCAGAATGGCTACGGCTTCAGCACCATCGATCGCGACAATGACGGCTGCTCCCCGTGCATCTTTGGTGACATCGCTGAAACGAAATGTACCAATTCAGACGGCGGCGGTTGGTGGTACAGCCGCTGTGGCTCTGCCAGTCTGAACGGCGACTGGCATCCTGCAGGTGATCACATCGGCTGGGCGTCAGGCCTCTACTGGCATACCTGGAAGAATCCTGCGCCTTACTCCTTGAAGGCCACCAGAATGATGATCAAGTCTGTCTGA